DNA sequence from the Acanthopagrus latus isolate v.2019 chromosome 15, fAcaLat1.1, whole genome shotgun sequence genome:
caGTTTGTTATAAAAATATGACAACAAGGCAACACTGGCTTTGTACAGGGttgaatggaaataaaaggGTTTATTGactgcagcaaaacagtgcagTTCAGTGTATCTGAAGCATGATTAAAGCAAGACATTACAACGTCTGGAAATCAAACAGCACATTAGCTACCTTCAAAGCAACATAATCATGAcggaagaaaacacatttcaggtCAAATCAAGTTTTGCTCCACTAATAAACTTTTTCCAGCAAAATATTATACAACATAAATTCATGCCGTTTGTCTCAGTAGGTCGGATTAAGAAGCAGCGCTGTAAGTAATTGGCCGCAACACTGTAAATGGCTTTCAGTATCGTTCTGATAATTgcattctgaaaaaaaacaacaaaagtatcAGTGATTTTGCACAGTGGTGTTTTAACTGCCTGCTCTGTGAGCCAAATTACACCACCAAGCGGTCTAAATTCACTGattgtttctcagtttttcatcagtttcctcTTTCAACATGATTATCTGATGTGAGCAACAGAACTAGAGCTCATTACCACTCGGCTTCCCCAACAGCTTTAGAAAACACGTAGTCTCTGCCACCATAACACATCACTCCATCTTTCAAATGAAACTTCCAGCGGTTCTTACTACGGTGAATCTGCAACGGAAAGAATATGTCAGTCGGTCAGTATTCAGTGCTGTGCTTGTTTAGAGGCCAGTATGCATCTTACCTTGTCATACTGACAAACGATTACATTGTCAGTGTCGAAGAGATCTGGGATGTCTTGCTCGATCACATCATCCCCTGAGTTCAGCGGATCCTATTGGAAAATGTATTCAAGAagttaaaacacacaataaaaggacatgctgtgaaaaaaataaaccgTGACAAAACGTATATCAAACTCTCACCTCGTCCTCTACATTAGCAAGCTCATCTGCCCCCTCGCCGtcactgctggaggagacgctGTTGCCGTCGCtgcttccttctccttcctgcAGCGCCTTTATGGCCTCCGCGTTGATTATACCCAGAAAGTCATTCTCGTCCAGGGGagctccctcttcctcctcgagGTCAGAGTTACCTGCAGGTCCGTCCAGCTGAACGATGTCTGACAGTTCACTGTAGCTGTAGTCCAGCTCCAGCTTGGCACAGATCACAAGAAGAAAAGTAACTGTTATAAATTTGGAAAGAGTTGGAGAGGCCCTAAGTGCTGTGGTTTGAATAATTGAAGACTGAACACTTGAACTGGCTTAAGATAGCAGAGCAGTCTGTCTTACTGCTCTTTTTCCTTTAATGCAATGCATGGTTAAAATACACACTGCAAAGGTATGAGATAACTATCAGTTACAATGAcccataaatgaatgaaaatttatgtttgtttgttttttattggaCAGTTCATTATTTCAAAAATAGTATTCCTTACTTGAATTCttacatttgaaatatatacaCTGTTATTAACACTAATATGTTAGAATTTAATAAGTTTTCGTACCAAGGTACGGCTTAAAGCTGATGTATCACTGCAACTGTACTAAGTATTTGGGTGATAACAATGATGCTGAGTTTATAATAAattaaacagttattttaaattcattatAAAGGGCCACTCAAACAAGTTTTTTTGACTCtccataaaaagtaaaagtagtatgttcaaaatcaaagcagcagacagatgtaTCTTCACTTTTAGTCCCTCGTACGGGTCAAGCTTCAAGCTGGATGCTATTCtccccacaatgcaactcagtgTCTTTCATTAGATCCTCAAAACACCTTTTCTAAATGTCCACACCTACATTTGTGACACCAAGTGGAATAGTGAAATATTTGAAGGAATATTCTGGCATACTCTATTTTGGGGACAGTTCACTGTCCTGCAGATGATTATTTCAGGTTGGTCTAGTAAATACAAAAGCtaaagccagcagctggttagctcagcAAAAAGCTGGGATAAAACAAACCAAGATATTACTGTAAATTAGTGAGATTTAGAGGGTTATGGTAGGTGGATTATGTTGCTTTTGGTCTGAGccagctagctgtttccctctgtttccagtctttatgcaaATCCagagctaactggctgctggctcgCGCAACACATACTTTAGAGTTGAATTGATtttctcatccaactctcagCATGAAAGCGAATGAATGCATTTTTCCAAAAATTAGAACTattaattacacaaaacacacctgcacctgtttctatttctgctggctgtagtttcttaaaaaagggaaaattattttcaaatacCCCGAGAACAGCCTCAGACGGACTGTCAGTCCTTGCAGACGTTAGACTCCTCGCCCTCTCTGCCTTCTCTCGCTCCTCCTCAATCACTTGTTTCAGGATGTCATCTACATCTCTGCTCTTTAGTTGTGCTGTCTGTGTCAAAGTCTCCTCATTGCCCGTCTGGAAGTCTAATGACTGATCGCAGGGTGAGGTGGTCATACTGAGGTTCACGGGTTCCGGTTGTGGAATCGGCTCATTTTCTTCCAGCCTGAACTCTGGCTCTGGAGAGTCGGCCCCCTGGAGCAGCAAGGTATCAGCAGCAGGATCTTGTGGCTGCTGGGGGAGGCTGCTCTCCTCACTGGGGGGTATATAATTGGTCTTTGGATGTGGAGGCTGTGTGACAGAAGGAGCTGAAGCAGAGGATGGCTCCACCTCCTGAGGATGAGCGGTGTTTGGTGGGACTGCAGCTGGCCGAGGAGCAGCAGGCTCTCTCCACTCAGTGACCTTCTGCGTGGGTCGGGACACAGGTTGCTGACCCGCTGCAGCCTGAGTGACCACCACAGGAACATTGACCTTGTAAAGCTGACCTTTGtgagacagaagagacaaaatgttatttcaacCTATAAGTAAGACAGATTTAGGCCCACAGGTTCCATCATTGTGTACCAGATGCTGTTTGTAGTGTGACTCCAGCTGGTATCTGCACAGGGTAAGCTAGCccagcagggagagaaaaagtagCGAGTGTCTCCGAGTTGTTCTGCAATCAAACAAGAAGA
Encoded proteins:
- the gtf2a1l gene encoding TFIIA-alpha and beta-like factor isoform X2, whose protein sequence is MLTNTGPVAKLYLSIIDDVIENMRELFSDEGLEDRVLDDLRHLWESKMMQSKAMEDFRKNNINSSNFVLQLPANYSQTDQEVTASVMIPASQSIYSFPRLKNNSETLATFSLPAGLAYPVQIPAGVTLQTASGQLYKVNVPVVVTQAAAGQQPVSRPTQKVTEWREPAAPRPAAVPPNTAHPQEVEPSSASAPSVTQPPHPKTNYIPPSEESSLPQQPQDPAADTLLLQGADSPEPEFRLEENEPIPQPEPVNLSMTTSPCDQSLDFQTGNEETLTQTAQLKSRDVDDILKQVIEEEREKAERARSLTSARTDSPSEAVLGLELDYSYSELSDIVQLDGPAGNSDLEEEEGAPLDENDFLGIINAEAIKALQEGEGSSDGNSVSSSSDGEGADELANVEDEDPLNSGDDVIEQDIPDLFDTDNVIVCQYDKIHRSKNRWKFHLKDGVMCYGGRDYVFSKAVGEAEW
- the gtf2a1l gene encoding TFIIA-alpha and beta-like factor isoform X1 produces the protein MYCSYFSVLNHADQHRPCAVSYSKVRSSSEEVHTLARRQSAVSSAVQLWESKMMQSKAMEDFRKNNINSSNFVLQLPANYSQTDQEVTASVMIPASQSIYSFPRLKNNSETLATFSLPAGLAYPVQIPAGVTLQTASGQLYKVNVPVVVTQAAAGQQPVSRPTQKVTEWREPAAPRPAAVPPNTAHPQEVEPSSASAPSVTQPPHPKTNYIPPSEESSLPQQPQDPAADTLLLQGADSPEPEFRLEENEPIPQPEPVNLSMTTSPCDQSLDFQTGNEETLTQTAQLKSRDVDDILKQVIEEEREKAERARSLTSARTDSPSEAVLGLELDYSYSELSDIVQLDGPAGNSDLEEEEGAPLDENDFLGIINAEAIKALQEGEGSSDGNSVSSSSDGEGADELANVEDEDPLNSGDDVIEQDIPDLFDTDNVIVCQYDKIHRSKNRWKFHLKDGVMCYGGRDYVFSKAVGEAEW